Genomic segment of Apostichopus japonicus isolate 1M-3 chromosome 8, ASM3797524v1, whole genome shotgun sequence:
CCGTCAGAATTATAAGAATAAAGAAGTAAACTAAATATGAACTCTTGTAATTGAAAACGTTATAAATATGTCATATCTTTATTGATTAAGGAAACATGTAATTCCGAGCTGGACTGGGTAtttgggaggaggaggggaggtttCGCGACTCAAGTTCTTCTTTACCATGACGACTATACCTGTTTGCTTTGATATCCAGAGTTCAAGGAAGCCTTCCTTCTATTTGACCAAGACAAAGATGGCGTCATCAGTGCCAATGAACTAGAAAAGATGATGAAGTTGCTGAACCAAGATACGAGTGATGAGGAAATCAAAGAGATGTTTGACGAGGCTGACACTGATGGTATAAAAAACATAGACTGCGATAGAAACAAATTCTTTGAGTTTTATTTATCCAATGAACACGATTATAGTGTTGTTGAATATCGGGCATTCTTTCCCAATAGCACGCTGGTAGGATTGGAGCACGAATGCGACTGTGAGGGAGGATTtgttcattttgtaaaaaatttctCTGAGTATGTGAGAAACTGACAAATTcttcacatatatttataaattctaaAATTTTACAATTACATCCTATAAAACTATTTCATAAACTATTGGAGCacgaatatatacatacatctaGATTCCAAATGATAACTTTGGAGAACGATGGGTACATTTTGTTGCATTCTGCTAAGACTTTGGTTAACGTTACGTCACATCCTTAAATTAATGGACGTTAATTATGCAGTAACCACAATTGTGTCAATTCCTTCAAATTTCTTTCCATAGTACCGTATGTGTCCCCGATGTCTCTAATAATCACTTTAATGACAGCTCTATAGTTTTTGACAGTTCTTGATTGCGACCGGTACGTGTCATAGCTTGAAAACAGTATCTCACACATTTTGCTTCAAAAGGAAATGGAGCTATCGATTTCAAAGAGTTTCTCACGATGATGGCGAACAAGATGTCAAAACATAGTATTGACGATGGGATGAAACAAGCCTTCAAAGTCTTTGAGACTGATATTAAAGGCCACGTAAGGTAAGAGCTGGAGTTTATTTGACTTTTGCTAacaccgaaaaacaaaacaaaaatgatgaaattgtttCGAGGATATTGCCTGACACTTAAACAAAATAATGCATATATAATT
This window contains:
- the LOC139971107 gene encoding neo-calmodulin-like → MMKLLNQDTSDEEIKEMFDEADTDGNGAIDFKEFLTMMANKMSKHSIDDGMKQAFKVFETDIKGHVSADDIRHVMKTYGDTLLTEDVEEMLRVAGVDGDGNIDYMGN